The Mixophyes fleayi isolate aMixFle1 chromosome 1, aMixFle1.hap1, whole genome shotgun sequence genome includes a region encoding these proteins:
- the SPPL3 gene encoding signal peptide peptidase-like 3, with product MAEQTYSWAYSLVDSSQVSTFLISILLIVYGSFRSLNMDFENQDKEKDSSNSQGAFSGNSTNNSIQTIDSTQALFLPIGASVSLLVMFFFFDSVQVVFTICTAVLATIAFAFLLLPMCQYLTRPCSQNKISFGCCGRFTLAELLSFSLSVLLVLIWVLTGHWLLMDALAMGLCVAMIAFVRLPSLKVSCLLLSGLLIYDVFWVFFSAYIFNSNVMVKVATQPADNPLDVLSRKLHLGPNVGRDVPRLSLPGKLVFPSSTGSHFSMLGIGDIVMPGLLLCFVLRYDNYKKQATTDACGAQGTANISGRMQRVSYFHCTLIGYFVGLLTATVASRIHRAAQPALLYLVPFTLLPLLTMAYLKGDLRRMWSEPFHTKATSSRFLEV from the exons GGCATATTCCTTGGTGGATTCCAGTCAAGTTTCCACGTTCCTAATCTCAATCCTTCTCATAGTCTATGGCAGCTTCAG GTCTCTTAATATGGACTTTGAAAATCAAGACAAGGAGAAGGACAGTAGTAATTCTCAAGGAGCATTTAGTGGAAACAGCACTAATAATA GTATCCAGACTATTGACTCCACTCAGGCTTTGTTCCTTCCCATTGGAGCCTCAGTGTCTCTACTGGTCATGTTTTTCTTCTTTGACTCTGTTCAGGTGGTGTTCACTATTTGCACTGCAG TACTTGCAACAATAGCATTTGCATTTCTCTTGCTTCCCATGTGCCAGTATTTAACCAGACCCTGCTCTCAGAATAA GATCTCTTTTGGATGTTGTGGTCGTTTTACACTTGCAGAGCTGCTATCCTTTTCTCTCTCTGTATTGCTAGTTCTTATCTGGGTGCTCACTGGCCATTGGCTGCTCATGGATG CCCTTGCCATGGGACTCTGTGTAGCGATGATTGCCTTTGTGCGCCTACCCAGCCTGAAGGTGTCCTGTCTCCTGCTCTCAGGGCTGCTCATATATGATGTCTTCTGG GTGTTCTTTTCCGCCTACATATTTAATAGCAACGTTATGGTGAAAGTGGCAACCCAGCCTGCTGACAATCCTTTGGACGTTTTGTCCAGGAAGCTTCACCTTGGACCTAATGTTGGAAGAGATGTACCTAGGCTGTCACTGCCAGGGAAACTAGTGTTCCCCAG TTCCACAGGCAGTCATTTCTCCATGCTCGGAATAGGGGACATTGTGATGCCGGGCCTGCTTCTGTGCTTTGTTCTACGTTACGATAATtacaaaaaacaggcaaccactGATGCGTGTGGTGCACAAGGGACCGCCAATATTTCTGGACGTATGCAGAGGGTCTCCTACTTTCATTGCACACTTATTGGGTACTTTGTGG GACTGTTAACAGCAACAGTGGCCTCACGCATTCACAGAGCTGCCCAGCCTGCTTTGCTCTATTTGGTTCCCTTTACTTTATTACCACTTCTCACTATGGCCTACTTAAAG GGTGATCTTCGCCGAATGTGGTCCGAACCCTTCCACACCAAGGCCACCAGCTCCCGCTTCCTTGAGGTATGA